Proteins from a genomic interval of Kitasatospora herbaricolor:
- a CDS encoding F0F1 ATP synthase subunit B family protein produces MGPLEPDPAQLLVGLLCFFLIFGILGRIVLPGLERTLAARRDAIEGGAERAAEAQAEALRTLAAYRQELAAAHHEAARIRQAAAEEGAALVAAAREEGQREREELVRAARARFTVDQALAAVALRENVGTLATDLAGRIVGEPLDSFTAGRGSVERFFAER; encoded by the coding sequence CAACTCCTCGTCGGACTGCTCTGCTTCTTCCTGATCTTCGGCATACTCGGCCGGATCGTCCTGCCCGGCCTCGAACGCACCCTCGCCGCACGGCGGGACGCCATCGAAGGCGGGGCCGAACGGGCCGCGGAGGCACAGGCCGAAGCCCTGCGCACGCTCGCCGCCTACCGGCAGGAACTCGCCGCGGCCCACCACGAGGCCGCCCGGATCCGCCAGGCCGCGGCCGAGGAGGGCGCCGCCCTGGTCGCGGCCGCCCGCGAGGAGGGCCAGCGCGAACGCGAGGAGCTCGTCCGCGCCGCCCGCGCCCGCTTCACCGTGGACCAGGCGCTCGCCGCCGTGGCGCTCCGGGAGAACGTCGGCACCCTCGCCACCGATCTCGCCGGCCGGATCGTCGGCGAGCCGCTCGACTCCTTCACCGCCGGGCGTGGCTCGGTCGAGCGGTTCTTCGCCGAGCGCTGA
- a CDS encoding choice-of-anchor A family protein, producing the protein MNLGVGTTGPVEPPPPATGPPPARNRRVVRAALVAGLTLAPLTALLSIGSAAPLAPPLGPCSGPDCPAVFPSPPNNGSFPGRDATINIFTGGYFRASERAAEAEGKIVTLGNFTIDKNGGGSFNAGVVGVGSRVPPPDGTDHVTVGGNVDVRTTNTLLLGGTQVGGPDAYGNLRYAGTLSGTVTLTAPGQAVQDAHAVDQYRSVLTQIENASACTGQATATGTVALTSFSATFTGDGTSARQVFNVAGDLASPTGGQIGLVFAGIPAGATVIVNMLSANPVINTYTGTGFPGDQTTELRPKLLYNFPTATTALLTGGAQFQGSIMAGNPAGTTTIEMPGINGRVYLAGNLEQRGSGGYELHAYPFDGDLPECTSPSPSPSPSPSPSPSPSPSPSPSPSPSPSPSPSPSPSPSPSPSPSPSPSPSPSPSPSPSPSPSPSPSPKPSPTHSYSPKPSPTHSYSPKPSPSPSPSVSPSPSPSPSPSPSPKPSPTHSYSPKPSPTHSYSPKPSPSPSPSVSPSPSPSPSPSPSPKPSPTHSYSPKPSPTHSYSPKPSPSQSASPTHSPSVVPSPSTPGGPPTHGHGGGSPSGPSLPSTGSSVSPVLMGFASAVLLAGGGLVVMVVRRRGRHS; encoded by the coding sequence ATGAATCTTGGTGTCGGCACCACGGGGCCGGTCGAGCCGCCCCCTCCGGCGACCGGTCCGCCGCCCGCCCGCAACCGCCGGGTGGTCAGGGCGGCCCTCGTCGCCGGGCTGACGCTGGCTCCGCTGACCGCGCTGCTGAGCATCGGCAGTGCCGCCCCCCTGGCCCCTCCGCTCGGGCCCTGCAGCGGGCCGGACTGCCCGGCCGTCTTCCCCTCGCCGCCGAACAACGGCAGTTTCCCCGGGCGGGACGCCACCATCAACATCTTCACCGGGGGCTACTTCCGGGCCTCCGAGCGCGCGGCCGAGGCCGAGGGCAAGATCGTCACGCTCGGCAACTTCACCATCGACAAGAACGGCGGCGGCAGCTTCAACGCGGGCGTCGTCGGCGTCGGCTCGCGGGTGCCCCCGCCGGACGGGACCGACCACGTGACGGTGGGCGGCAACGTCGACGTCAGGACCACGAACACGCTCCTGCTCGGCGGGACCCAGGTCGGCGGGCCCGACGCCTACGGCAACCTCAGGTACGCCGGCACCCTCTCCGGGACCGTCACCCTCACCGCGCCCGGCCAGGCCGTCCAGGACGCCCACGCCGTCGACCAGTACCGGTCCGTGCTGACCCAGATCGAGAACGCCTCGGCCTGCACCGGTCAGGCGACCGCGACCGGTACGGTCGCCCTCACCAGTTTCAGCGCCACCTTCACCGGCGACGGAACCAGCGCGCGGCAGGTCTTCAACGTCGCCGGGGACCTCGCGAGCCCGACGGGCGGCCAGATCGGCCTGGTGTTCGCCGGCATCCCGGCCGGCGCCACCGTGATCGTCAACATGCTGTCGGCCAATCCGGTGATCAACACGTACACGGGTACCGGCTTCCCCGGGGACCAGACCACCGAACTGCGGCCCAAGCTGCTGTACAACTTCCCGACCGCCACCACCGCGCTGCTCACCGGTGGGGCCCAGTTCCAGGGCAGCATCATGGCGGGCAACCCGGCCGGCACCACCACCATCGAGATGCCCGGCATCAACGGCCGGGTCTACCTGGCCGGCAACCTGGAGCAGCGCGGCTCGGGCGGGTACGAGCTGCACGCCTACCCGTTCGACGGGGACCTTCCGGAGTGCACGTCGCCTTCGCCGAGCCCGAGTCCGAGCCCGAGCCCGAGCCCGTCGCCGTCGCCGAGTCCGAGCCCGAGCCCGTCGCCGTCGCCGAGTCCGAGCCCGAGTCCGAGCCCGTCGCCGTCGCCGAGCCCGTCACCCAGCCCGAGCCCGAGTCCGAGCCCGTCACCGTCCCCGAGCCCGAGTCCGAGCCCGTCGCCGTCGCCGAGCCCGAAGCCGAGTCCGACGCACTCGTACAGCCCGAAGCCCAGCCCCACCCACTCGTACAGTCCGAAGCCTTCGCCCAGTCCGAGTCCGTCGGTGAGCCCGAGCCCGAGCCCGAGCCCGAGTCCGTCGCCGAGCCCGAAGCCGAGTCCGACGCACTCGTACAGCCCGAAGCCCAGCCCCACCCACTCGTACAGTCCGAAGCCTTCGCCCAGTCCGAGTCCGTCGGTGAGCCCGAGCCCGAGCCCGAGCCCGAGTCCGTCGCCGAGCCCGAAGCCGAGTCCGACGCACTCGTACAGCCCGAAGCCCAGCCCCACCCACTCCTACAGTCCCAAGCCTTCGCCCTCGCAGAGCGCGAGTCCGACCCACAGCCCGAGCGTCGTGCCTTCGCCGAGTACTCCCGGCGGCCCGCCGACCCACGGGCACGGTGGCGGATCCCCGAGCGGTCCGTCGCTGCCGTCCACCGGCAGCAGCGTCAGCCCCGTCCTGATGGGGTTCGCGAGTGCGGTGCTGCTGGCGGGTGGTGGTCTGGTCGTGATGGTGGTCCGTCGTCGCGGACGCCACAGCTGA
- a CDS encoding 4'-phosphopantetheinyl transferase family protein, whose translation MDNASYEPAGPLVAVAASTEVMRHPEAGEHLLGPAEQQRAARFHQASGRLDYVAAHVLVRICAARVLGVDASGLTLAQKCPDCGDPTHGKPYLPGHPDLHVSLSHTRGVVAVAAGYHPVGVDVELPTRTGTPVEVFERVLTEAEMRLVQAHPEPGRAFLRQWVRKEAMVKIGRTTLDTLGGLDLSALPLDTPGELPLHSRFTDLYLLDWQDGGQDADGRGTGATACAVSTRAPRLATLATLAP comes from the coding sequence ATGGACAACGCTTCGTACGAACCGGCGGGCCCCCTGGTGGCGGTCGCGGCGAGCACCGAGGTCATGCGGCACCCCGAGGCGGGCGAGCACCTGCTCGGCCCCGCCGAGCAGCAGCGCGCCGCCCGGTTCCACCAGGCCTCCGGACGGCTCGACTACGTCGCGGCGCACGTCCTCGTCCGGATCTGCGCCGCGCGGGTGCTCGGCGTGGACGCGAGCGGTCTGACGCTGGCCCAGAAGTGCCCCGACTGCGGCGATCCCACCCACGGGAAGCCCTACCTGCCCGGCCACCCGGACCTCCACGTCAGCCTCTCGCACACCCGCGGCGTGGTCGCCGTGGCCGCCGGGTACCACCCCGTCGGCGTCGACGTGGAGCTGCCGACCAGGACGGGGACGCCGGTCGAGGTCTTCGAACGAGTGCTCACCGAGGCCGAGATGCGGCTCGTCCAGGCGCACCCGGAGCCGGGCCGGGCCTTCCTGCGGCAGTGGGTCCGCAAGGAGGCCATGGTCAAGATCGGCCGGACCACGCTGGACACCCTCGGCGGACTGGACCTCTCCGCCCTGCCGCTGGACACCCCCGGCGAGCTGCCCCTGCACAGCCGGTTCACGGACCTGTACCTGCTGGACTGGCAGGACGGCGGGCAGGACGCCGACGGCCGCGGTACCGGCGCGACCGCCTGCGCCGTGAGCACCCGGGCGCCCCGGCTGGCGACCCTGGCCACCCTGGCCCCCTGA
- a CDS encoding DUF2269 family protein, which translates to MAKFLLSLHVLVSVLFIGPVAVAVSMFPARARAALAGGPDRAPETGSVRLLHRITQVYAGLGLAVPVLGIGTAQVMDVLGQSWLIVSMVLTALAALSLLLFVLPAQQAAVDALELADPQAPEHAKAVQGLRLLPMTAGVFNLLWAVVVVLMVIRPGSTTGA; encoded by the coding sequence ATGGCCAAGTTCCTCCTCAGCCTGCACGTCCTCGTGTCGGTGCTGTTCATCGGTCCGGTCGCGGTGGCGGTCAGCATGTTCCCCGCCCGGGCCCGGGCCGCGCTCGCCGGCGGCCCCGACCGGGCCCCGGAGACCGGCTCCGTGCGGCTGCTGCACCGGATCACCCAGGTCTACGCGGGGCTGGGCCTCGCGGTCCCCGTGCTGGGCATCGGCACCGCCCAGGTGATGGACGTGCTGGGCCAGTCCTGGCTGATCGTCTCGATGGTGCTGACCGCGCTGGCGGCGCTCTCGCTGCTGCTCTTCGTCCTGCCCGCCCAGCAGGCCGCCGTGGACGCGCTGGAACTCGCCGACCCGCAGGCCCCCGAGCACGCCAAGGCCGTCCAGGGCCTGCGGCTGCTGCCGATGACGGCCGGCGTCTTCAACCTGCTCTGGGCCGTGGTGGTCGTCCTGATGGTGATCCGCCCCGGCTCCACCACCGGCGCCTGA
- a CDS encoding AfsR/SARP family transcriptional regulator, with product MRFGLLGPLTVHSDAGTGRPVGALKSRTLLTALLLRPGRQVPIDTLKEALWGEHPPATATASLHNHVARLRRALATDGDSRLRAVPQGFLLHVEPGELDTELFAARLAAARTAHQRQDWNGVERESAAALELWRGRPLADVPAFAEHPLVDRLTDQHLQVLEWRYDAALQLGQHEFLTAELGSLTREHPYREAFHRQLMLALHRTNRQADAIAAFHALRRALIDELGVEPGRAVREAYQEILTTQPGPAEQPAPAAARPRPAQLPVPPAHFVGRSEQIRAVHAALTGEDGQPAVAVVSGMAGVGKTGLALQVSRALREHFPDGQLFLNLHGATQGVAPLEPVQALGVLLRGLGVEPRLIPGDADTAAALLRSTLDATRTLIVLDDAASAAQVRPLLPAGPGCAVLVTSRPPLAALDGATHIPLAPLTADESTALITSASGREPSDDCPAVRRLVELCGQLPLALRVVAARLAVRRALTAEALVELLTDEERRLDQLEYDDLSVRRSLAVAHDALLTSEREDDRDAALALRRIGALDLAEYGAPLLARLMDDEEPRAAAALERLVDVALLEETDFGSYAPHDLVRDFARELAGRLDPLPAREAAAARALRWYAAAARESVLAILPAGAERDRRLPEPVGTAQPFADSAAAFAWCDRELTNMAALAMNFADVPAHREVVLALARSLSPYLQRRGRVEALRVLSEIALTTARAAADPSAQGQAFSDLAAAHYMAGQFEAALALNDQAIEVWRALGDDDRVQPALGNRGLLLRDLGRAAEATVVLEECLLIARRRGVERDEAIVLSTLGNLREKDDPRLAIHFHRLSLESGERIGDSIIRQAARTNIGYAHLTLGEPDQALPHFETCMRLLTGNDDWHHESQARLGLVRSLHGLRRDEEADRECQALLGQAAERGDTYAQGLAQHVRGLILDARGRRAEAVAHWQEALRALAGTDSPLVAELEELLAPAVLAAPAPAPLLVTVPSPRSGGSGAAARR from the coding sequence ATGCGTTTTGGTCTGCTCGGTCCGCTGACCGTGCACAGCGATGCAGGTACCGGGCGCCCGGTCGGCGCCCTCAAGAGCAGGACGCTGCTGACCGCCCTGCTGCTGCGCCCCGGCCGGCAGGTCCCGATCGACACCCTCAAGGAAGCCCTCTGGGGCGAGCACCCGCCCGCCACCGCGACCGCCTCGCTGCACAACCACGTGGCCCGGCTGCGCCGCGCGCTCGCCACCGACGGCGACTCGCGCCTGCGAGCCGTGCCCCAGGGCTTCCTGCTGCACGTCGAACCCGGCGAGCTGGACACCGAGCTGTTCGCGGCCCGGCTGGCCGCCGCCCGCACCGCCCACCAGCGCCAGGACTGGAACGGCGTGGAGCGGGAGAGCGCCGCGGCCCTCGAACTCTGGCGCGGGCGGCCGCTCGCGGACGTACCGGCCTTCGCCGAGCACCCGCTGGTCGACCGGCTGACGGACCAGCACCTCCAGGTGCTGGAGTGGCGCTACGACGCGGCCCTGCAGCTCGGACAGCACGAGTTCCTGACCGCCGAACTCGGCTCGCTGACCCGTGAGCACCCCTATCGGGAGGCCTTCCACCGGCAGTTGATGCTCGCGCTGCACCGGACCAACCGGCAGGCCGACGCCATCGCCGCCTTCCACGCCCTGCGCCGGGCCCTGATCGACGAGCTGGGGGTCGAACCGGGCCGCGCCGTCCGCGAGGCCTACCAGGAGATCCTCACCACCCAGCCGGGCCCGGCGGAACAGCCGGCGCCGGCCGCCGCCCGCCCCCGGCCCGCCCAGCTCCCGGTACCGCCCGCGCACTTCGTCGGCCGCTCCGAGCAGATCCGGGCCGTGCACGCGGCCCTCACCGGCGAGGACGGACAGCCCGCGGTGGCGGTCGTCAGCGGCATGGCCGGGGTCGGCAAGACCGGGCTGGCCCTGCAGGTCTCCCGGGCCCTGCGCGAGCACTTCCCCGACGGGCAGCTCTTCCTCAACCTGCACGGCGCCACCCAGGGCGTGGCACCGCTCGAACCGGTGCAGGCCCTCGGCGTGCTGCTGCGCGGGCTGGGCGTCGAGCCCCGGCTGATCCCCGGCGACGCCGACACCGCGGCCGCCCTGCTGCGCTCGACCTTGGACGCCACCCGCACCCTGATCGTGCTCGACGACGCCGCCTCGGCCGCCCAGGTCCGCCCGCTGCTGCCGGCCGGCCCGGGCTGCGCCGTGCTGGTCACCAGCCGGCCCCCGCTGGCCGCCCTGGACGGCGCCACCCACATCCCGCTCGCCCCGCTGACCGCCGACGAGAGCACCGCCCTGATCACCAGCGCCTCCGGGCGCGAGCCGTCGGACGACTGCCCGGCGGTCCGGCGGCTGGTCGAGCTCTGCGGCCAACTACCGCTCGCCCTCCGGGTCGTGGCGGCCCGCCTGGCCGTGCGGCGGGCGCTGACCGCCGAGGCGCTGGTGGAACTGCTCACCGACGAGGAGCGCCGGCTCGACCAGTTGGAGTACGACGACCTCAGCGTGCGCCGCTCGCTCGCCGTGGCCCACGACGCACTGCTCACCTCGGAGCGCGAGGACGACCGCGACGCGGCCCTCGCACTGCGCCGGATCGGCGCCCTGGACCTCGCCGAGTACGGCGCGCCGCTGCTCGCCCGGCTGATGGACGACGAGGAGCCGCGCGCGGCCGCCGCGCTGGAGCGGCTGGTGGACGTCGCCCTGCTGGAGGAGACCGACTTCGGCAGCTACGCGCCGCACGACCTGGTCCGCGACTTCGCCCGCGAACTGGCCGGCCGCCTGGACCCGCTGCCGGCCCGCGAGGCCGCCGCCGCCCGTGCCCTGCGCTGGTACGCGGCGGCCGCCCGGGAGTCGGTGCTGGCGATCCTGCCGGCCGGCGCGGAGCGCGACCGCCGGCTGCCCGAGCCGGTCGGCACGGCGCAGCCGTTCGCCGACTCCGCCGCGGCCTTCGCCTGGTGCGACCGGGAGCTGACGAACATGGCCGCGCTGGCGATGAACTTCGCCGACGTGCCGGCCCACCGGGAGGTGGTGCTGGCGCTGGCCCGCTCGCTCTCGCCGTACCTGCAGCGCCGCGGCCGGGTCGAGGCCCTGCGGGTGCTCAGCGAGATCGCGCTGACCACCGCGCGGGCCGCCGCCGACCCCTCGGCGCAGGGGCAGGCCTTCAGCGACCTCGCCGCCGCGCACTACATGGCCGGCCAGTTCGAGGCCGCGCTGGCCCTGAACGACCAGGCGATCGAGGTCTGGCGGGCGCTCGGTGACGACGACCGGGTGCAGCCGGCGCTCGGCAACCGGGGGCTGCTGCTCCGGGACCTCGGCCGGGCGGCCGAGGCCACCGTCGTCCTGGAGGAGTGCCTGCTGATCGCCCGCCGCCGCGGCGTGGAGCGGGACGAGGCGATCGTGCTGAGCACCCTGGGCAACCTCCGGGAGAAGGACGATCCCCGGCTGGCGATCCACTTCCACCGGCTGAGCCTGGAGTCGGGCGAGCGGATCGGCGACTCCATCATCCGGCAGGCGGCGCGCACCAACATCGGCTACGCCCACCTGACCCTCGGCGAACCCGACCAGGCCCTGCCGCACTTCGAGACCTGCATGCGGCTGCTGACCGGCAACGACGACTGGCACCACGAGTCGCAGGCCCGGCTCGGACTGGTCCGCTCGCTGCACGGCCTGCGCCGGGACGAGGAGGCCGACCGGGAGTGCCAGGCGCTGCTGGGCCAGGCCGCCGAGCGCGGCGACACCTACGCACAGGGCCTCGCCCAGCACGTCCGGGGGTTGATCCTGGACGCCCGGGGGCGCCGGGCCGAGGCCGTCGCGCACTGGCAGGAGGCGCTGCGGGCACTGGCCGGCACCGACTCCCCGCTGGTCGCCGAGCTGGAGGAGCTGCTCGCGCCGGCGGTGCTGGCCGCGCCCGCCCCGGCGCCGCTGCTGGTGACCGTGCCCTCCCCGCGCTCAGGCGGGTCGGGGGCGGCCGCCCGGCGCTGA
- a CDS encoding Lrp/AsnC family transcriptional regulator translates to MDTSTADPATVLDTLDRRLVSALQVDGRAESGRLAEVLGVSARTVTRRLARMRQAGLLKVVRMPDAEFGAVGALLLRVRVLRGKVDTVAHALAARPDVPFVDVMLGGSEIGAVVLADDGTRDRLLHGQLPATGSVLESTAHVVLHAFADAGQWQAGYLDAAEAAALRPPPPSTPPPATDALDQRLLARLGEDARLPHAALAAAVGAPESTVRRRLHRLAAGGLLRTHATVDPRLLGMAVDANLWIDVPPGRLAEVGEALAAHPQVHGVFATSGPCNLLATVFCPDHGGLYRFTTGTLGPLGVTRAETAVVGRAVKRAGVLLSAPGGRPRPA, encoded by the coding sequence ATGGACACCTCGACAGCGGATCCGGCCACCGTGCTGGACACCCTGGACCGCCGGCTGGTCTCGGCCCTGCAGGTCGACGGCCGGGCCGAGAGCGGCCGGCTCGCCGAGGTGCTCGGCGTCTCGGCGCGGACGGTCACCCGGAGGCTGGCCCGGATGCGGCAGGCCGGCCTGCTGAAGGTCGTCCGGATGCCCGACGCCGAGTTCGGGGCGGTCGGCGCACTGCTGCTGAGGGTCCGGGTGCTGCGCGGCAAGGTCGACACCGTCGCGCACGCCCTGGCCGCCCGGCCGGACGTCCCGTTCGTCGACGTGATGCTCGGCGGCAGCGAGATCGGTGCCGTCGTGCTGGCCGACGACGGCACCCGCGACCGGCTGCTGCACGGCCAACTGCCCGCCACCGGCTCCGTGCTGGAGAGCACCGCGCACGTGGTGCTGCACGCCTTCGCCGACGCCGGCCAGTGGCAGGCCGGCTACCTGGACGCCGCCGAGGCCGCCGCCCTCAGGCCGCCGCCGCCCAGCACCCCGCCGCCGGCCACCGACGCCCTGGACCAGCGCCTGCTCGCCCGGCTGGGCGAGGACGCCCGGCTCCCGCACGCCGCCCTGGCGGCGGCCGTCGGAGCCCCCGAGTCCACCGTCCGGCGCCGGCTGCACCGCCTCGCGGCCGGCGGCCTGCTGCGCACCCACGCCACCGTCGACCCCCGCCTGCTGGGCATGGCGGTGGACGCCAACCTCTGGATCGACGTGCCGCCCGGCCGGCTCGCCGAGGTGGGCGAGGCGCTGGCCGCGCACCCGCAGGTGCACGGGGTGTTCGCCACCAGCGGCCCGTGCAACCTGCTGGCCACCGTCTTCTGCCCGGACCACGGCGGCCTCTACCGCTTCACCACCGGCACGCTGGGCCCGCTGGGCGTCACCCGCGCCGAGACCGCCGTCGTCGGGCGGGCCGTCAAGCGCGCCGGCGTGCTGCTGTCAGCGCCGGGCGGCCGCCCCCGACCCGCCTGA
- a CDS encoding inositol monophosphatase family protein produces MNEIQQLLPEVVDAVRAVGARLAAARPAAPSPARTLPEAMAHFAELDGPAGEELRLRLGRLRPGAGRLDDAPAAAVPPEGEWWMCDPTDGAVQYLLGLPHWAVTATLVRDGRAVLAVVHAPQLGGSTYAAVLGAGTVLDGRRATPVDRELAVAVSGFGHPPLAAQDPVALRRAGAALPAVLARVLAVRNLGPTALQVAQVASGHLGLFWEYGPDAGNLLPGALIAAEAGAVVTDALGAPWTPAADGFLAAAPSLHGDALKVLARID; encoded by the coding sequence ATGAACGAGATCCAGCAGTTGCTCCCCGAGGTCGTGGACGCCGTCCGGGCGGTGGGCGCCCGGTTGGCGGCCGCCCGCCCGGCCGCACCCTCGCCGGCCCGGACGCTGCCGGAGGCGATGGCGCACTTCGCCGAACTGGACGGCCCGGCCGGCGAGGAACTGCGGCTGCGGCTCGGCCGGTTGCGCCCCGGGGCCGGCCGGCTGGACGACGCACCGGCGGCCGCCGTGCCGCCCGAGGGCGAGTGGTGGATGTGCGACCCGACGGACGGCGCCGTCCAGTACCTGCTGGGGCTGCCGCACTGGGCGGTGACGGCGACCCTGGTCCGGGACGGCCGGGCGGTGCTCGCGGTGGTGCACGCGCCGCAGCTGGGCGGCTCCACCTACGCGGCGGTGCTCGGCGCCGGGACGGTGCTGGACGGCCGGCGGGCCACGCCGGTCGACCGCGAACTCGCGGTGGCCGTCTCCGGGTTCGGACACCCGCCGCTGGCCGCACAGGACCCGGTGGCGCTGCGCCGGGCGGGCGCCGCGCTGCCGGCCGTGCTGGCCCGGGTGCTGGCCGTACGGAACCTCGGCCCGACCGCCCTGCAGGTGGCCCAGGTCGCCTCCGGCCACCTCGGGCTGTTCTGGGAGTACGGGCCGGACGCCGGCAATCTGCTGCCGGGCGCGCTGATCGCGGCCGAGGCCGGCGCGGTGGTGACGGACGCCCTCGGCGCGCCCTGGACACCGGCCGCCGACGGTTTCCTGGCGGCCGCGCCGAGCCTGCACGGGGACGCCCTGAAGGTGCTCGCCCGGATCGACTGA
- a CDS encoding amidohydrolase family protein: protein MSAAEVRAFWQGLGLPGLVDVHTHFMPKNVLDKVWAYFDAAGPLLGRPWPITYREEEARRVELLREFGVRAFTAMLYPHKPGMAAWLNAWAAGFAARTPDCLHTATFYPEPGAAGYVARALADGARVFKAHLQVGGYDPADPLLDEVWGLLAENGTPVVTHCGSGPAPGKHTGPGPIGAVLARHPRLPLVVAHMGLPEYGDFLDLAERYPQVRLDTTMAFTAFTERDSPFPPAELPRLRALQGRILLGTDFPNIPYPYAEALDALAGLGLGEEWLRAVCHDNAAELFDLDAGKDI, encoded by the coding sequence GTGAGCGCCGCCGAGGTCCGGGCCTTCTGGCAGGGCCTCGGCCTGCCCGGGCTGGTCGACGTGCACACCCACTTCATGCCGAAGAACGTCCTGGACAAGGTGTGGGCGTACTTCGACGCGGCCGGCCCGCTGCTGGGCCGGCCCTGGCCGATCACCTACCGCGAGGAGGAGGCCCGGCGGGTCGAGCTGTTGCGGGAGTTCGGCGTCCGGGCGTTCACCGCGATGCTCTACCCGCACAAGCCCGGCATGGCGGCCTGGCTGAACGCCTGGGCGGCCGGCTTCGCCGCCCGCACCCCGGACTGCCTGCACACCGCCACCTTCTACCCCGAGCCCGGGGCGGCCGGGTACGTGGCGCGGGCGCTCGCGGACGGTGCCCGGGTCTTCAAGGCGCACCTCCAGGTCGGCGGGTACGACCCCGCCGACCCGCTGCTGGACGAGGTCTGGGGGCTGCTCGCCGAGAACGGCACCCCGGTGGTCACCCACTGCGGCTCGGGCCCGGCCCCCGGCAAGCACACCGGCCCGGGGCCGATCGGGGCGGTGCTCGCCCGGCATCCCCGACTGCCCCTGGTGGTGGCGCACATGGGCCTGCCCGAGTACGGGGACTTCCTCGACCTCGCCGAGCGGTACCCGCAGGTCCGGCTGGACACCACGATGGCGTTCACCGCCTTCACGGAGCGGGACAGTCCCTTCCCGCCCGCCGAACTCCCGCGCCTGCGGGCCCTCCAGGGCCGGATCCTGCTCGGTACGGACTTCCCCAACATCCCGTACCCGTACGCCGAGGCGCTGGACGCGCTGGCCGGGCTCGGGCTGGGGGAGGAGTGGCTGCGGGCGGTCTGCCACGACAACGCGGCGGAACTCTTCGACCTCGACGCCGGCAAGGACATCTGA